In Cryptomeria japonica chromosome 10, Sugi_1.0, whole genome shotgun sequence, a genomic segment contains:
- the LOC131050524 gene encoding uncharacterized protein LOC131050524 isoform X4 has translation MGHGKKKKSGKKKRKSIDHSAATKYLQEWFYKTDSEEAINNDFVPKSLKCTEAPVIFELHSHSTCSDGYLSPSAVVDRAHRNGVRVLALTDHDTMAGVPAALEAARKYGIRVIPGVEISAIVPPRTDSGKGEPVHILAYYGSCGPANFSEIEECLANIREGRYHRAETMLLKLKALKMPLKWEHVARIAGDGVAPGRLHVARAMVEARYVDNIKKAFSKYLYDDGPAYAMGSEILAETAIKIICRTGGVAALAHPWALKNPVSVVRSLKEAGLHGIEVYRSDGKSAVN, from the exons ATGGGGCatggaaagaagaaaaagagtgggaagaagaagagaaagagtatAGACCATTCTGCCGCAACAAAATATCTGCAGGAATGGTTTTATAAGACTGACTCTGAGGAGGCCATCAATAATGATTTCGTGCCTAAGAGTCTAAAATGTACAGAGGCTCCTGTCATATTTGAGCTGCATTCACACAGCACTTGCAGTGATGGGTACTTGTCGCCTTCGGCTGTTGTGGATAGAGCACACAGGAATGGG GTGAGAGTGCTTGCCCTGACAGACCATGACACTATGGCAGGGGTACCAGCTGCCTTGGAAGCTGCCCGTAAATATGGTATCAGAGTAATTCCAGGTGTTGAAATCAGTGCAATTGTTCCACCAAG GACTGATTCTGGAAAAGGAGAACCTGTACATATATTAGCTTATTACGGTAGCTGTGGACCAGCAAATTTTTCAGAGATAGAAGAATGCTTAGCCAATATAAGAGAGGGCCGCTACCACAGGGCAGAAACCATGTTACTGAAGCTTAAAGCTCTGAAAATGCCCCTAAAATGGGAACATGTTGCTCGCATAGCTGGAGACGGCGTAGCTCCAGGAAGACTGCATGTGGCTAGGGCAATGGTTGAGGCCAGATATGTAGATAATATAAAGAAGGCATTTAGCAAATACCTATATGATGATGGACCTGCTTATGCTAT GGGTAGTGAGATTCTTGCTGAAACGGCAATAAAAATAATATGCCGGACAGGAGGAGTGGCTGCCCTTGCCCATCCATGGGCTTTGAAGAACCCCGTTTCTGTAGTCAGAAGCCTTAAAGAGGCTGGCCTTCATGGCATTGAAGTTTATAGAAGTGATGGAAAATCAGCTG TGAATTAG
- the LOC131050524 gene encoding uncharacterized protein LOC131050524 isoform X1 — translation MGHGKKKKSGKKKRKSIDHSAATKYLQEWFYKTDSEEAINNDFVPKSLKCTEAPVIFELHSHSTCSDGYLSPSAVVDRAHRNGVRVLALTDHDTMAGVPAALEAARKYGIRVIPGVEISAIVPPRTDSGKGEPVHILAYYGSCGPANFSEIEECLANIREGRYHRAETMLLKLKALKMPLKWEHVARIAGDGVAPGRLHVARAMVEARYVDNIKKAFSKYLYDDGPAYAMGSEILAETAIKIICRTGGVAALAHPWALKNPVSVVRSLKEAGLHGIEVYRSDGKSAGFSELADAYGLLKIGGSDFHGRGGPDETDLGKVPIPDSAMHEFLKVAQPIWCDALKDILLSFAESFESKLDKIVCPNGDMSLRCNVTGNKEETVALHLSSWLTKEEKEVVEVEAVRLKLSHTVISEEGKQMFVISR, via the exons ATGGGGCatggaaagaagaaaaagagtgggaagaagaagagaaagagtatAGACCATTCTGCCGCAACAAAATATCTGCAGGAATGGTTTTATAAGACTGACTCTGAGGAGGCCATCAATAATGATTTCGTGCCTAAGAGTCTAAAATGTACAGAGGCTCCTGTCATATTTGAGCTGCATTCACACAGCACTTGCAGTGATGGGTACTTGTCGCCTTCGGCTGTTGTGGATAGAGCACACAGGAATGGG GTGAGAGTGCTTGCCCTGACAGACCATGACACTATGGCAGGGGTACCAGCTGCCTTGGAAGCTGCCCGTAAATATGGTATCAGAGTAATTCCAGGTGTTGAAATCAGTGCAATTGTTCCACCAAG GACTGATTCTGGAAAAGGAGAACCTGTACATATATTAGCTTATTACGGTAGCTGTGGACCAGCAAATTTTTCAGAGATAGAAGAATGCTTAGCCAATATAAGAGAGGGCCGCTACCACAGGGCAGAAACCATGTTACTGAAGCTTAAAGCTCTGAAAATGCCCCTAAAATGGGAACATGTTGCTCGCATAGCTGGAGACGGCGTAGCTCCAGGAAGACTGCATGTGGCTAGGGCAATGGTTGAGGCCAGATATGTAGATAATATAAAGAAGGCATTTAGCAAATACCTATATGATGATGGACCTGCTTATGCTAT GGGTAGTGAGATTCTTGCTGAAACGGCAATAAAAATAATATGCCGGACAGGAGGAGTGGCTGCCCTTGCCCATCCATGGGCTTTGAAGAACCCCGTTTCTGTAGTCAGAAGCCTTAAAGAGGCTGGCCTTCATGGCATTGAAGTTTATAGAAGTGATGGAAAATCAGCTG GATTCAGTGAATTAGCTGATGCTTATGGCTTACTGAAGATTGGAGGGTCTGATTTTCATGGAAGAGGTGGTCCTGATGAAACTGATTTGGGAAAAGTACCTATTCCAGATTCAGCAATGCATGAATTTCTCAAGGTAGCTCAGCCTATTTGGTGTGATGCTCTTAAAGATATCTTACTTAGCTTTGCAGAATCTTTTGAATCAAAACTAGATAAGATTGTTTGTCCCAATGGTGATATGTCTTTGAGATGCAACGTCACTGGTAACAAGGAAGAAACTGTAGCTCTGCATCTGTCTTCGTGGTTGACAAAAGAGGAAAAAGAAGTTGTTGAGGTGGAAGCTGTTAGGTTAAAACTTTCACATACTGTTATCAGCGAGGAGGGGAAACAAATGTTCGTGATTAGTAGATAA
- the LOC131050524 gene encoding uncharacterized protein LOC131050524 isoform X2, whose amino-acid sequence MGTCRLRLLWIEHTGMGVCAEQVRVLALTDHDTMAGVPAALEAARKYGIRVIPGVEISAIVPPRTDSGKGEPVHILAYYGSCGPANFSEIEECLANIREGRYHRAETMLLKLKALKMPLKWEHVARIAGDGVAPGRLHVARAMVEARYVDNIKKAFSKYLYDDGPAYAMGSEILAETAIKIICRTGGVAALAHPWALKNPVSVVRSLKEAGLHGIEVYRSDGKSAGFSELADAYGLLKIGGSDFHGRGGPDETDLGKVPIPDSAMHEFLKVAQPIWCDALKDILLSFAESFESKLDKIVCPNGDMSLRCNVTGNKEETVALHLSSWLTKEEKEVVEVEAVRLKLSHTVISEEGKQMFVISR is encoded by the exons ATGGGTACTTGTCGCCTTCGGCTGTTGTGGATAGAGCACACAGGAATGGG AGTATGCGCAGAACAGGTGAGAGTGCTTGCCCTGACAGACCATGACACTATGGCAGGGGTACCAGCTGCCTTGGAAGCTGCCCGTAAATATGGTATCAGAGTAATTCCAGGTGTTGAAATCAGTGCAATTGTTCCACCAAG GACTGATTCTGGAAAAGGAGAACCTGTACATATATTAGCTTATTACGGTAGCTGTGGACCAGCAAATTTTTCAGAGATAGAAGAATGCTTAGCCAATATAAGAGAGGGCCGCTACCACAGGGCAGAAACCATGTTACTGAAGCTTAAAGCTCTGAAAATGCCCCTAAAATGGGAACATGTTGCTCGCATAGCTGGAGACGGCGTAGCTCCAGGAAGACTGCATGTGGCTAGGGCAATGGTTGAGGCCAGATATGTAGATAATATAAAGAAGGCATTTAGCAAATACCTATATGATGATGGACCTGCTTATGCTAT GGGTAGTGAGATTCTTGCTGAAACGGCAATAAAAATAATATGCCGGACAGGAGGAGTGGCTGCCCTTGCCCATCCATGGGCTTTGAAGAACCCCGTTTCTGTAGTCAGAAGCCTTAAAGAGGCTGGCCTTCATGGCATTGAAGTTTATAGAAGTGATGGAAAATCAGCTG GATTCAGTGAATTAGCTGATGCTTATGGCTTACTGAAGATTGGAGGGTCTGATTTTCATGGAAGAGGTGGTCCTGATGAAACTGATTTGGGAAAAGTACCTATTCCAGATTCAGCAATGCATGAATTTCTCAAGGTAGCTCAGCCTATTTGGTGTGATGCTCTTAAAGATATCTTACTTAGCTTTGCAGAATCTTTTGAATCAAAACTAGATAAGATTGTTTGTCCCAATGGTGATATGTCTTTGAGATGCAACGTCACTGGTAACAAGGAAGAAACTGTAGCTCTGCATCTGTCTTCGTGGTTGACAAAAGAGGAAAAAGAAGTTGTTGAGGTGGAAGCTGTTAGGTTAAAACTTTCACATACTGTTATCAGCGAGGAGGGGAAACAAATGTTCGTGATTAGTAGATAA
- the LOC131050524 gene encoding uncharacterized protein LOC131050524 isoform X3, protein MAGVPAALEAARKYGIRVIPGVEISAIVPPRTDSGKGEPVHILAYYGSCGPANFSEIEECLANIREGRYHRAETMLLKLKALKMPLKWEHVARIAGDGVAPGRLHVARAMVEARYVDNIKKAFSKYLYDDGPAYAMGSEILAETAIKIICRTGGVAALAHPWALKNPVSVVRSLKEAGLHGIEVYRSDGKSAGFSELADAYGLLKIGGSDFHGRGGPDETDLGKVPIPDSAMHEFLKVAQPIWCDALKDILLSFAESFESKLDKIVCPNGDMSLRCNVTGNKEETVALHLSSWLTKEEKEVVEVEAVRLKLSHTVISEEGKQMFVISR, encoded by the exons ATGGCAGGGGTACCAGCTGCCTTGGAAGCTGCCCGTAAATATGGTATCAGAGTAATTCCAGGTGTTGAAATCAGTGCAATTGTTCCACCAAG GACTGATTCTGGAAAAGGAGAACCTGTACATATATTAGCTTATTACGGTAGCTGTGGACCAGCAAATTTTTCAGAGATAGAAGAATGCTTAGCCAATATAAGAGAGGGCCGCTACCACAGGGCAGAAACCATGTTACTGAAGCTTAAAGCTCTGAAAATGCCCCTAAAATGGGAACATGTTGCTCGCATAGCTGGAGACGGCGTAGCTCCAGGAAGACTGCATGTGGCTAGGGCAATGGTTGAGGCCAGATATGTAGATAATATAAAGAAGGCATTTAGCAAATACCTATATGATGATGGACCTGCTTATGCTAT GGGTAGTGAGATTCTTGCTGAAACGGCAATAAAAATAATATGCCGGACAGGAGGAGTGGCTGCCCTTGCCCATCCATGGGCTTTGAAGAACCCCGTTTCTGTAGTCAGAAGCCTTAAAGAGGCTGGCCTTCATGGCATTGAAGTTTATAGAAGTGATGGAAAATCAGCTG GATTCAGTGAATTAGCTGATGCTTATGGCTTACTGAAGATTGGAGGGTCTGATTTTCATGGAAGAGGTGGTCCTGATGAAACTGATTTGGGAAAAGTACCTATTCCAGATTCAGCAATGCATGAATTTCTCAAGGTAGCTCAGCCTATTTGGTGTGATGCTCTTAAAGATATCTTACTTAGCTTTGCAGAATCTTTTGAATCAAAACTAGATAAGATTGTTTGTCCCAATGGTGATATGTCTTTGAGATGCAACGTCACTGGTAACAAGGAAGAAACTGTAGCTCTGCATCTGTCTTCGTGGTTGACAAAAGAGGAAAAAGAAGTTGTTGAGGTGGAAGCTGTTAGGTTAAAACTTTCACATACTGTTATCAGCGAGGAGGGGAAACAAATGTTCGTGATTAGTAGATAA